The following DNA comes from Athene noctua chromosome 1, bAthNoc1.hap1.1, whole genome shotgun sequence.
GCAAGTCTCTTTAATTTTGCTGAAGAGTTCTGGTCCTGCCAATCGCTTGGAAATGCCAACTCTCAACATAACGGCACCTGGTGTGAATTTTAAGAGCGCAGCCCCAGGCTCACGTGGTTCTTTTGGCTGCTTTGGCATAAGACTGGACCAATCTACATCTATAACATCAACAGGGTCTGCAAAAACATTGACAGAGAATGCGTTATCACATCATCATCCCTTACCACAGTGAATTGCACAAGCTGTGTACATCCCCGTCTCCTGAAAGCAACATTTATTAGATGAACAGTGTCCTGCAGTTCTCAAAGCCTGATCCTTGGACACTTCAGGTAACAATGTCAAAACTCACTTTGATTGGTGGAAAAACAAGCATACAAATATTAAGATTCTTGGATTTTAAAAATCCCACCCCTAATTGTGAAAGGTTGCTAGGACCCTGCTTAGCCAGCACATTTAAACACATACTTATGCATTCACAAAAGTCACAGTACAACTAAACTTGCTATGACAGATCCAAATTAAATGCTTAAAAAGCCAGTATTTCAACTCCGgatgctgaggtttttttcaaaggAGATATATACTACTTATTGAAAAACCATACAATTGAGTTTGTCTACTATGTTTATCACAGAAAATATGAACACTGATCATATAGCCCAGCTGACACAACTGAACTTACAATAAGTAGAAGAGTTTATGCTTCCCAGTGCTTTTGGGAAGCCTTCCAAGCACGGATAAAATCTGTTCATAAAAATATCACTTCCAAATAATGATCAAAACCAAACGGgataaatgaaaacatgtttataaAACCAAAAAGTTTACCCTTCTAGTGATATAAAAGATAGGTATTACTTCACAATACAACTCCCAGTCCTCTTTACTTACCTGTATACTTCTCAGGCTTACCTATTACAGAATACAAGAATACTGAAGAGCATACAAACTGCATTCCTAATTCAGAAATACTGTCAACATCACAACAGCATTACGTGCAAACCAATCTAATCTTAACATTCAAATAATCATAAAGGGGTTTTGCTATACTTTTACCAGGCATCTTCTCATCCTCCTGTTGATCCTCCCGCTTTTCAGCATCACCTGCCAGAATTTCATCCAGTTCATCATCACTGATTGGTTCATATTCTCCAGCACCAGATCCCAGTGACTGTACATCATCAATCTTTGCTTCGTCTTCTCCTCCTACAGAGACAGATAGCATACTGTAGCTTTAAAGCAATCATTATTGCTTTCTAAACATGCTTTAAGCAGCCTGAAAACAAAGAGGTTCAGCAAGCTAAACTGTTAGTTTTTGGGGACATATATATTCAACATGAAACAGATATTAACCCATGGAAACAAAGAAGTTATTTCTCTCATATAAAATGTGGCAGTTTGAATTTTACATACCTGTCATTTTTTTTGCGCAGTAAGTCAAATTGCACATAGAAAGTCACATTCTGCtttaaaattactgaattttGTCCATTGCAGCAAGACAAAGCAGACTTTCACATACTCActccaaaatactatttttgaCAAGTGCTTCCACTCCACGGATAATCTCCTTAAATGAAATTTTCTCAGTTGTACCAGTCAACCCTAATGACCACTTCGTGAGTAATCAGGTAGGAGATACAAGCAATAAATATTCCTCATCATCCTCTCCAGACAACATTTGATTTAACTGCCCAAATTAACAACAAACACTATAGATAGTTCTTATTAAGAAAGCAAATACAATGAGACAATGTCCTGTTATCTTGTGTAAAACTACAAAAGCTTCATTCACTTGTTTCTCTGCTTCTGAAGACTGGACTTCAGGCCCTATCATCTCAAACATCCAAAAATTCCAAATCCTAcaattccttttttcctctgagaagattttagagaagaaaattcCTGCaatcaccaaaaaaccccagtttaCTGAACATAACCGTAATGTATACCAGTTACTCTGGATTTACACTCTTCCTTCTTTTACACTGCTGACATAAGTTAAAAGTACTTCACAAACTCTCTCTATGCAAAGCTCAAGCAGTCTAATCCATGTGACAAACTCTTAAGTCTGTCAGTGTTTGCCCCCTACTTACTTCATTTACTAATCCTAAACACGTTTTCCCCAGTACCATTAAGGCCAGCAAATTAACACTGCATTTAATAAGATTCCTTCAGGAAAGCCATTTTTGGATTCTTGGATCTCAAGCCATACGTATGTTTTACCTACTAATCAGATAATCATTTCTATGATAATTGggctctgcagaaaaaaaaaccaccaaagaaCAGTTCCAAGTCAACACTCATCTTTTTTCACTCACTTACAGTCACTGCTAAAATAAGAAATAGATCTTATAATGATATAACAAGGCAATCAAAAGTTGGTGTTACTCTTCAGCAaactgggtgggagtgttgatctgctcgagggtagggaggctctgcagagagacctggacaggctggagccatgggctgaggccaactggaggagtttcaataaggccaaatgccgggggctgcccttgggccacaacaacccccagcagcgctacaggcttggggaggagtggctggagagctgccagtcagagagggacctgggggggttgattgacagccggctgaacaggagccagcagtgtgcccaggtggccaagaaggccaatggcatcctggcttgtgtcagcaatagcgtggccagcagggacagggaagggatcttacccctgtactcggcactggggaggccgcccctcgattcctgtgttcagttttgggcccctcactacaaaaaggacattgaatgactcgagcgtgtccagagaagggcaacaaagatggtgcaaggtctggagcacaggtcgtaggaggtgcggctgagggaactgggggtgtttagtctggagaagacgaggctgaggggagacctaatcgccctctacagctccctgaaaggaggttgcagagagctggggatgagtctctttaaccaagtaataagcgataggacaagagggaatgggctCATATTGcaccagggaacgtttagactggatattaggaagcatttctttccagaaggggttgttaggcattggaatgggttgcccagggaggtggtggcgtccccatccctggaggtgtttaagagtagagtcgacttagcactgagggatatggtgtagttgggaactgtcagtatttagtaaatggttggactggataatcttcaaggtcttttccaacctagacgattctgtgattctgtaaactgCCCATTCAGAAATGTTACACCTTGGTGAAATTATGCCTCAAATCATTTCTGCTTCTTTGCCTCAagagttctttaaaaattaacaaataacACTAACACAATTAACACTAAAGAACACGATAATCAGATTTCCTCTCTTATTGTGTCTGCTTCCACAGTAGAGAAGCTGGACACAATAAGCCTTTGAGTAGAAAATGATTCTAATATAGCTCAGGTTAGCACTAtgctaaaaagaataaaatatttgtcaGTCCAGGTTCTTTCCCAGAATATCTCACCTTCTAAACTCTCTACCTTTTCAGCCTCATTTCCATCTTCAAAACCTTGTAAAGGTCCTAAATCTTTGTCTGTTCTTTCCTTCTCTGAAGCCGCTGAATCTCGACAAACACCATCAAATTCCTTTTCATGATCTCTGTCCAGCTTTGTTTCACTGTGTTTTGTTGATTCTTTTTGAGAGGAGATGTCAAGagttctgtctctctctctttcagtAGTATCAGGTAGTTGTCTCTCTCGCTCTCTGTCTAGCTCCcgtcttttctccctctccctctctcgtTCTCTGAGTCTCTCTCGTTCCCTGCTCCTTGGCCAGTCTTTGTCAACATCTCGGTCCCAGTCTCTCTgtcttccctccctcctgtctCTCTCGCGTTCTCGATCATGTTCGTGTCGATCTCGCTCCTGAAGTCTTTCCCTGCTATCAAAGGACCCAGATCTGGAATGGACCTGACGATCTGATTCAGGAGAACTTCTTCTTGAACTGTGGCTTCTTGAATCTTGACGatctgaatgaaataatttaaatatatgcatgACTACAGCACGtaaattttactattttactaGAACAAAGCACTGTAAAGATTTAGGTATGAAAACGTACTTCTCAAAAGCATCATCTTCAAATTAATAATGCCTTCAGATTGCCTTTAGTTTTTAACCTTACTTAAAAACATAAGGTATTTATCCCACTACCAAAAAAGATTTTTAGTGGATACTTTCTACTATGACAGAAGCCAAACCGAAGGTACATCATTTTAACTCAGAAATTTAGgcaagggaggggagaaaaaaaaaagaaaaaggaataatctcaaaatgcaaaattttcaGAATATGTCTTCTAAAAATTAGGAATGCTTTGGCTACCAAATGATTAATTCAGAAAAATAGTTTCAGGCATGCATCTGTGAGAACAGAGGGCTGAAGAGCTTTAGGAAGAAGATCATTTCCTACTGactttgtttaaatttaaaattttacttttttttttttcattttttccccaggaaCTACACAAATAAAACAAGTCAACACTCGATATTTTTATTTACAACGAAGATGATTTCCATGTGCATTAGAAGTATGATTAACAGGAACCAGGACAGACTTACCTCAGTGAAAATAGCTCCTGAGATAATGGATTTGTCTCCCAGAGAGGAAACGTTTtcattttgcatatattttggAATTTCCATATCAAAATGAATGTTAATAATGAATTTAAGAGCATTATTTAGATGATAAAACTACCTCAGTGTTCTGTTAGcacaaggattttctttttctacgAGGCTTTTTTGTCCTACAAATTACTTCATTCCCCAGACAGCATGAACTGAATCTGACTGAATGTTTTGGTGTAAATAAAGTGGTAATCCTGCCCACTAAGGATCAGCTTTTCAAATATGGTAACACTTGCAAGAGTCTTAATTCACTTGGTTTTACAATGAATGGCAGAGAGCaccttccttctcccttcacACTAATTACAAATGAAAAGAGTATACAGCCATGCAAGAATGATTTAGGATTTGTTATTACTTTTGCACTTTTATACAGAATTGATAGGTCAGTCTCACCAAAATGTATCTTATTACCTGAAGATGTGCTGCGACTGGGTTCCCCTCGTTTCAGCTGATCAATTCTGGATTTCCGTTCCCCCGTGATTTCtaagcttttcttttctctgtccctgTCTCTATCTCTGTCTCTAGAGCTACTGTGCAGGATCCTCTTCCGTCCAGTCTGGTCATCTCCACTGCGATGAGCTGATTCATTGGAAGGGGATCTAAGTCTGCTTGAGGCATGGCTCCGATTGCTACCAAGGCTGCTGCTACGCTTTTGATCCACGGGTTTACGGTGTGGTCCATCCTCTATAGTAACATGAGGGGCTTCCACCTTTTCTCCCCTTGTCCTGTGACTTTTTCTATGGGAATCCTCAGTGCTTCTTTCTGGAACAACAATGTCACTGCGTTCAGGAACATCTTCATCTGACCAGTCACTAAATGTTGTATCTTCTCTTTTTTGAGGGACTTCTGCCACAGCTTTCTCAGGTGGTGCTTCAACCAATTCTTCTTTTGTTACAGGGGGGGTTCTTGgacctttcttctttttatgaTGTGGAACAATTTCTTCATCAGAAACTTCAGAATCACCCTTGGATCTCTTCCGCTTTTtctcaatgtttttctttttttgacctTTCTTGGGTGAAAAGACCTGGCTTTCCTCAGCCGTTGACTCATTAGCATACCTTTCCACCACACTGTcatcatctttcttcttctttgtggCCTTTTTCTGTACCTTAGACTTCTTCTTGCTGTCATCATGCATTCTATCAGAACCATCTCTTTCTTCAGAGGGACGGTGTCCAAGATTTTCCTGAACCCTGGACCGGGAGCCTTCTGAAGCATCCGGTTGCTCTCTTTGCTTATCTGCTGAAGAAATCCTCTCTTTAAACTCTGGTTCTTCGTAACGTCGGGAACTTTCCTTTCTGTCTGATTTTCGCTCTTCTTCTTTCCAGCGACTCTGCCGCTCTTCTGTAACATGAGAGGGGCTCAGTGACCGGGATTCCTGTGGCCGCACAACCTGGCTCAGAAGTCTGTGCTTGTCATCTGCAAAATGGGAAAAAGGATGTACTTGTATTGTTTAGGAAGGAGAACATGTGAGCATTTGGTATCTTGCGCACGCCAAAAAGTGTCAATTAAAATGTCTAATCCATTGTTTCAGTTAAATTTCTTAAGTTTTTCTACTGCTGCAGAAGCAACAGACTACCATTGTGGTAAACATGCATCTTAAAAAAACAGATGTGAAAGTCATCATCACCTGGCAGATGTAACACATAGTGACGAAATGAAGATAAAAGACAAACATATAGATTAAGAAAAACGGTGTTGCTCATAAAAAGCAGGGGAGGACATTTACCAAAGCTTTCCCcatgttttttctatttaagattGCAAGTTATTTTCTATAGGCAGAGGGTAAGCTGGATCCAGCTGCAGAGAAAGCCCACTCTTACTCACTTTTATCATCTCCACTGTTGTAAGCATCACTATCAGGAGAGTGCTCACGGCGACGTTTGGGTGACTGACGAGGACTGGGACTGCTTTCATTTCTGTGACGCTTCCTGAAGAAGCAACACGTACAGTCAAATTTCTTTAggattctttaaagaaaacattcattATCTGAATTTATCATCAATACAATCCCTTAAGTCACCTCTTACAGAAGACAATGCACCTAAGGACATTAGGAAGCTCTGTAGTTTTCTAAGTCATTATTCCAAAACTGCAAGTACAATCAAGTTTTCTGACCATACTGTAAGATACCTTAAACTAAAACTCAAACACTTAAGACAACTATCTTTTTAGCAAAAAGTAATGAAAGACTATTAAGATCAATTTTTCCCTGTGGCAATGATCCTTGCAGCGAATTGACCCCAGTTGGCAGCTAAACCCATACCTAGATGCTTGCTTACTTCCCCCTGCAATGTGATGCGAGAGAGCCTGTACTAGATGATTTATAGGAATCCACAACTCTCTCACATAAAAGTTACTAATTATTTCCAAACAAAGCAGTCATTCAGGGCAATGCTGTTTTGTTGCCTATTAGTTGATGGAACAATGAGAATTTTATTgtactaaatgaaaaaaaaaagaaaaaaagcacttaaagGAAGCACCACACATTTACTCAGAATATTGTTCATGCCTTCACTGGTAGCCTTCTGGTATTGAAAATTTAGTAAAGGGCACTTaatgtttcacagaaatttaacagaaaaagtcaCAAACCCTGACCTAGTTAGCTGCTATCTGACTTTCCAGGCTTCAAGAGGTACCACAGTCTGCTATTATGTTTCCAAACACAGCTACATTATTAAAGGCGAGGCCATACAAGTATACTTAGAAGGGAAAATGACACTGTCTGACTTAACTGTTAGCTCCTGAGTAGTTCCATAATTCTGCACTAACAAAGCACTGGATTGCCTTCACCAGCACAGCAACTGGTTTTGAGGCCACCAGTATGTGCCACACAGATGCTGAGGAGACATGGCTCCAGACAGGGCCTCTGCGTAGACAGGATATCTTCTTCCTTACGATACTCCCTTGCTTACTAACTTACTGAAATCAACAGTAAAAGActgccttttttgtttcattttcttcttttctttaactGAAGTAACATTTGGATCCACTCACTTGGATTTTCTTTCCTCATGAACATCTCTTGAACTTCTTTCTTCTCGGATGTCTTCTCTCTTATCTCTGCGGtcttccctccctttttctttgtCATCCCAGTCTCTCTGACGGTCTCTTTCTTTATCCCTGTCTCGACCTCTCTCCCTTTCTCGTTCCCGCTCTCGATCTCTTTCTCGCTCTCGCTCTCTTTCTCGTTCCTCCCGCTCTCGCTCTcgttccttctccctctccctctctcgctCCCTTTCCCTGTCATGGTCCCTGTCTCGGTCCCGCTCACGGTCCCTGTCTTTATCgcgctccctctccctctcccgtTCCCGAGCACGATCTCGTTCcaattctctttccttctccctttctctttcccggtctctttctctttccctctctcggTCCCTCTCCCTTTCTCGCTCTCTCTCCCGGGCCCTTTCATCTCTCCTATCATCAGACCGATCTACCCTTCGCTCTTCTCTTCTTTCATCCCGCTCAAGGTCATCACTTCGTCCTTGATGTCGTACTGGTGAGCTTGCTCTCTGATCTGTGAAGAGAAGCAGGTTTGATTACCAAGTGCTAAAGGGACATACACTGTATCCACTACGCTACTAAAAACCCAAGAGCTTTTGTTTTGACAATGCAGATATTGGTTTGCGTTAATGAAAAGCAACTCCCTGTAGAAACTTGGAAATTCTCAGAGAGGGTGAGGGGAAGATAAAAAGAAGTACTAATTTTGAAGGAGTTTTTCATTATTTAGGGAGTGAGCTTTCCTTATTTTAACCAAAAGTTACTACAAAGATTATAATCCTCACAGCTTAGCTACTACTATTGCATTACTCAGTTCAAAACCTGGTATAAAATCTTGAAAAGCTCTGAATGAAATACATACGAAATATTATGACTTCTGTATAAAAATCTTACTTCCTAAACCTGTTACGCATCATGGGCTTTACAAGAACTCACGCTATTTATCATACACAGTAAAAGTAACTGCAAAATAAGACATACTAGCCTGTCTCATCACAGAAGAGATCCTGCAAATACACAGCCAAATCCAtaagaaagggaaaggggaggatgAGATACAGGAAGCAGAACTGCTAGAAGTTTTGATATGTATTCACTGCAGAGTCTTAAGAGTTTTAGAAACTGAGATTTTATTGGTCAGATGGCAGATTAGAATCAGGGAGAAAACTAAACTTATGTAGAAAATGAGTGATCCAGAAGGACAGTGAAATCTGACTTATCTAACAGTATTTACTCTCCACAGACCTAGCTGCATTTTTGTTAattatattttagatatttttagggtgtttctatatattttaacCACTTCATAACAATTTCTATGCTGATGTTAGTAGTATCTGAACTATAACAAATCAATAAAACTATTTTTCCACAGTATCTATTAAAAGCActatacaaaagagaaaaaaatggcatgAACAGaggttattatttttcagttcattatTCTGAGGTTGAGTGTGTACTTCACTGTAAATTAAGACAATGTCCACCAGGGGCGAGCAGGCAGAGTTCAAACAGGATAAATCAATAAAACTTGCATTTACATCAGTTTAATCAATTTTCATCTCTGAGTGAATTAATGACGACTTAATGCTCCCCTGTTACTAGgtaaaattaaaagtaaacttGAGTGACATTTCTGCCATGGATGtaacacttcttttttaaaaaggtaaatcAGCAATCCATGCAATTGGTTCTGTGAACAGGTTTCACATTCTTTTAATGGTGCCTATAACATATGATTTACTGTGCATACTAAGTAGTAGATCAGAGTTCTGTAACGCCTATTTGTTATGTCAGTTTGGGTGACAAAACATCCACATCAAAGTCTTACGTGATTCAAGATACTGGAAGTGTATTAGACAGTTAAATGTGGATAGTCAGCACTTCTTACACGACTTCATTTTTTGAAGTGCTGTTCCAGTGGTTGTTTGGAACACCTAAAGATTTGCCTTAGTTGAATAAATGCAGCCTAAATTTGCaagcttgcattttaaaattatactaaAAAGATTCCTTACATATCATAGAACTCAGTACCAACCAAAACCGGTCTCGATTTTCTCTGAATGACAAATGTTAAGACTGTGGTCTAATTATGGAAACTGTGTCTTGAATTGTAACTCTGAGGAAGATTTACTGTCAGGAAAACTGACCTaaatttttaaggaagaaaacaacaaatcTTATCACCATTCAAGCCCTTTGTATCTTTTCCCCCCAAAGAAAAGCACAATCCATTCAAAGCAACCTCCCTTCTagaaatttattttgttgtgATGACATGTTTTTACTCCtaagctgggtttttttgcttttttaaaaatttcttaataAATTAAGAACTCAGTATGATATAAAGAGCACAGATCACATTACAATATATCTAGGATTTATTGAAGGTGGAGAGGTGGAAGAGATGAAAGCTAGTCTGCAAAAGCCAACCCCCAGGACACATTCAGACTGCAGGATTTTTCAACTGACAATACAAAGGAAGCCTGGAGATCAGGTTTATTGAAATCCTGCCTTGAAGACAAGAGAGAATCTAAACCAGAACCTTTCgcaagaacaagcaaaacagatACGTTTCAATGGGCCAAAAACCATTTCTCAAAGTAGCATACAAAACACCTCTTTGAAAAGCTGAAGTTAAAACAACAGCTAAAACATTTATCTGTGACTTCCAAATCAAAAgtccacagaaaaaaacccactaaaattttatatttattcttcACAGCTCCTCCTTTCATCTTCATGC
Coding sequences within:
- the ZC3H13 gene encoding zinc finger CCCH domain-containing protein 13 isoform X2, with protein sequence MSKIRRKVTVENTKTISDSTSRRPSVFERLGPSTGSTAETQCRNWLKTGNCLYGNTCRFVHGPSPRGKGYSSSYRRSPERPTGDLRERMKNKRQDVEAEPQKRSTEESSSPVRKESSRGRHREKEDIKITKERTPESEEENGDWEANREDSDNGDVNYDYDHELSLEMKRQKIQRELMKLEQENMEKREEIVIKKEISPEVSRSKLSPSPRKSSKSPKRRSSPKSSSSASKKEKKASTVSSPLLDQQRSSKSNQSKKKGPRTPSPPPPVQEETPLGKKHKEKHKAKERSEEKAREVKERGRDFERHKEKKEKQRDPSESSHRQKRSPSPADHSGSNSSPSREYSPPAARRRQTSRAPAKSTTHKHNFSPSRRSASPSGQHHSPISSRHHSSSSQSGSSVQRHSPSPRRKRTPSPSYQRTTSPPARRSSSPYPPHSSSSPQRKRSPSRHRSPGREKGRHDRDRTSQSHDRRHERRDETRGKREKERETRDDRDYDQEQSTSRDHRDDRESRDGRDRRETRDNRDRREPRESRDTRDSRDTRDYSRDTKDSRDQRDSRSTRDSHDYRDRENRDAHKKDDQYQEDSRSYGRSHGREESSRTETRNDSRSDSRNESRSDRTGRSRGRGPELSDKGSRGTRGSQVDGHSSSGNYHDSWESRSSYPDRDRYDSREQARDSSFERRHGERDRRDNRERDQRASSPVRHQGRSDDLERDERREERRVDRSDDRRDERARERERERERDRERERERDREREREKERELERDRARERERERERDKDRDRERDRDRDHDREREREREREKEREREREERERERERERDRERERERERGRDRDKERDRQRDWDDKEKGREDRRDKREDIREERSSRDVHEERKSKKRHRNESSPSPRQSPKRRREHSPDSDAYNSGDDKNDKHRLLSQVVRPQESRSLSPSHVTEERQSRWKEEERKSDRKESSRRYEEPEFKERISSADKQREQPDASEGSRSRVQENLGHRPSEERDGSDRMHDDSKKKSKVQKKATKKKKDDDSVVERYANESTAEESQVFSPKKGQKKKNIEKKRKRSKGDSEVSDEEIVPHHKKKKGPRTPPVTKEELVEAPPEKAVAEVPQKREDTTFSDWSDEDVPERSDIVVPERSTEDSHRKSHRTRGEKVEAPHVTIEDGPHRKPVDQKRSSSLGSNRSHASSRLRSPSNESAHRSGDDQTGRKRILHSSSRDRDRDRDREKKSLEITGERKSRIDQLKRGEPSRSTSSDRQDSRSHSSRRSSPESDRQVHSRSGSFDSRERLQERDRHEHDRERERDRREGRQRDWDRDVDKDWPRSRERERLREREREREKRRELDRERERQLPDTTERERDRTLDISSQKESTKHSETKLDRDHEKEFDGVCRDSAASEKERTDKDLGPLQGFEDGNEAEKVESLEGGEDEAKIDDVQSLGSGAGEYEPISDDELDEILAGDAEKREDQQEDEKMPDPVDVIDVDWSSLMPKQPKEPREPGAALLKFTPGAVMLRVGISKRLAGPELFSKIKETCQRVLEKPKDAENLFEHELGALNMAALLRKEERAGLLSNLGPCCKALCFRRDSAIRKQLMKNEKGATKQTYTNSAAMDSDLLRLSLRLFKRKTVCQVPGQEKTEDSKIPQPAIQQEVCVS
- the ZC3H13 gene encoding zinc finger CCCH domain-containing protein 13 isoform X1; this encodes MSKIRRKVTVENTKTISDSTSRRPSVFERLGPSTGSTAETQCRNWLKTGNCLYGNTCRFVHGPSPRGKGYSSSYRRSPERPTGDLRERMKNKRQDVEAEPQKRSTEESSSPVRKESSRGRHREKEDIKITKERTPESEEENGDWEANREDSDNGDVNYDYDHELSLEMKRQKIQRELMKLEQENMEKREEIVIKKEISPEVSRSKLSPSPRKSSKSPKRRSSPKSSSSASKKEKKASTVSSPLLDQQRSSKSNQSKKKGPRTPSPPPPVQEETPLGKKHKEKHKAKERSEEKAREVKERGRDFERHKEKKEKQRDPSESSHRQKRSPSPADHSGSNSSPSREYSPPAARRRQTSRAPAKSTTHKHNFSPSRRSASPSGQHHSPISSRHHSSSSQSGSSVQRHSPSPRRKRTPSPSYQRTTSPPARRSSSPYPPHSSSSPQRKRSPSRHRSPGREKGRHDRDRTSQSHDRRHERRDETRGKREKERETRDDRDYDQEQSTSRDHRDDRESRDGRDRRETRDNRDRREPRESRDTRDSRDTRDYSRDTKDSRDQRDSRSTRDSHDYRDRENRDAHKKDDQYQEDSRSYGRSHGREESSRTETRNDSRSDSRNESRSDRTGRSRGRGPELSDKGSRGTRGSQVDGHSSSGNYHDSWESRSSYPDRDRYDSREQARDSSFERRHGERDRRDNRERDQRASSPVRHQGRSDDLERDERREERRVDRSDDRRDERARERERERERDRERERERDREREREKERELERDRARERERERERDKDRDRERDRDRDHDREREREREREKEREREREERERERERERDRERERERERGRDRDKERDRQRDWDDKEKGREDRRDKREDIREERSSRDVHEERKSKKRHRNESSPSPRQSPKRRREHSPDSDAYNSGDDKNDKHRLLSQVVRPQESRSLSPSHVTEERQSRWKEEERKSDRKESSRRYEEPEFKERISSADKQREQPDASEGSRSRVQENLGHRPSEERDGSDRMHDDSKKKSKVQKKATKKKKDDDSVVERYANESTAEESQVFSPKKGQKKKNIEKKRKRSKGDSEVSDEEIVPHHKKKKGPRTPPVTKEELVEAPPEKAVAEVPQKREDTTFSDWSDEDVPERSDIVVPERSTEDSHRKSHRTRGEKVEAPHVTIEDGPHRKPVDQKRSSSLGSNRSHASSRLRSPSNESAHRSGDDQTGRKRILHSSSRDRDRDRDREKKSLEITGERKSRIDQLKRGEPSRSTSSDRQDSRSHSSRRSSPESDRQVHSRSGSFDSRERLQERDRHEHDRERERDRREGRQRDWDRDVDKDWPRSRERERLREREREREKRRELDRERERQLPDTTERERDRTLDISSQKESTKHSETKLDRDHEKEFDGVCRDSAASEKERTDKDLGPLQGFEDGNEAEKVESLEGGEDEAKIDDVQSLGSGAGEYEPISDDELDEILAGDAEKREDQQEDEKMPGKNPVDVIDVDWSSLMPKQPKEPREPGAALLKFTPGAVMLRVGISKRLAGPELFSKIKETCQRVLEKPKDAENLFEHELGALNMAALLRKEERAGLLSNLGPCCKALCFRRDSAIRKQLMKNEKGATKQTYTNSAAMDSDLLRLSLRLFKRKTVCQVPGQEKTEDSKIPQPAIQQEVCVS
- the ZC3H13 gene encoding zinc finger CCCH domain-containing protein 13 isoform X4; this translates as MKRQKIQRELMKLEQENMEKREEIVIKKEISPEVSRSKLSPSPRKSSKSPKRRSSPKSSSSASKKEKKASTVSSPLLDQQRSSKSNQSKKKGPRTPSPPPPVQEETPLGKKHKEKHKAKERSEEKAREVKERGRDFERHKEKKEKQRDPSESSHRQKRSPSPADHSGSNSSPSREYSPPAARRRQTSRAPAKSTTHKHNFSPSRRSASPSGQHHSPISSRHHSSSSQSGSSVQRHSPSPRRKRTPSPSYQRTTSPPARRSSSPYPPHSSSSPQRKRSPSRHRSPGREKGRHDRDRTSQSHDRRHERRDETRGKREKERETRDDRDYDQEQSTSRDHRDDRESRDGRDRRETRDNRDRREPRESRDTRDSRDTRDYSRDTKDSRDQRDSRSTRDSHDYRDRENRDAHKKDDQYQEDSRSYGRSHGREESSRTETRNDSRSDSRNESRSDRTGRSRGRGPELSDKGSRGTRGSQVDGHSSSGNYHDSWESRSSYPDRDRYDSREQARDSSFERRHGERDRRDNRERDQRASSPVRHQGRSDDLERDERREERRVDRSDDRRDERARERERERERDRERERERDREREREKERELERDRARERERERERDKDRDRERDRDRDHDREREREREREKEREREREERERERERERDRERERERERGRDRDKERDRQRDWDDKEKGREDRRDKREDIREERSSRDVHEERKSKKRHRNESSPSPRQSPKRRREHSPDSDAYNSGDDKNDKHRLLSQVVRPQESRSLSPSHVTEERQSRWKEEERKSDRKESSRRYEEPEFKERISSADKQREQPDASEGSRSRVQENLGHRPSEERDGSDRMHDDSKKKSKVQKKATKKKKDDDSVVERYANESTAEESQVFSPKKGQKKKNIEKKRKRSKGDSEVSDEEIVPHHKKKKGPRTPPVTKEELVEAPPEKAVAEVPQKREDTTFSDWSDEDVPERSDIVVPERSTEDSHRKSHRTRGEKVEAPHVTIEDGPHRKPVDQKRSSSLGSNRSHASSRLRSPSNESAHRSGDDQTGRKRILHSSSRDRDRDRDREKKSLEITGERKSRIDQLKRGEPSRSTSSDRQDSRSHSSRRSSPESDRQVHSRSGSFDSRERLQERDRHEHDRERERDRREGRQRDWDRDVDKDWPRSRERERLREREREREKRRELDRERERQLPDTTERERDRTLDISSQKESTKHSETKLDRDHEKEFDGVCRDSAASEKERTDKDLGPLQGFEDGNEAEKVESLEGGEDEAKIDDVQSLGSGAGEYEPISDDELDEILAGDAEKREDQQEDEKMPGKNPVDVIDVDWSSLMPKQPKEPREPGAALLKFTPGAVMLRVGISKRLAGPELFSKIKETCQRVLEKPKDAENLFEHELGALNMAALLRKEERAGLLSNLGPCCKALCFRRDSAIRKQLMKNEKGATKQTYTNSAAMDSDLLRLSLRLFKRKTVCQVPGQEKTEDSKIPQPAIQQEVCVS